A portion of the Edaphobacter lichenicola genome contains these proteins:
- a CDS encoding polyprenyl synthetase family protein, which yields MHSTVQTLLLSGAQLTDAALERLLPATDTLPHSIHRAMRHSTFAGGKRLRPILCIEAARMVAGTEDYPEHVANLGAALEMLHTYSLIHDDLPALDNDDLRRGQPTCHVVFGEATAILAGDALQTLAFQTIAALSTPSPTTVAILREVSLAVGTGVGRVGDLETKLPPGMIGGQVMDIEAEGHPPTAALVEAIHRAKTGALITTSIVSGGLYGLSLRHRSASSGHSKDEPAADSNARLETGRTAYAPYADTIARLRTFGEKAGLAFQIVDDVLDMTQSSEELGKTAGKDTASIKATWPAVFGIDQSLKDAEELIADAFAALAPFGEAAAPLKSLAQYLVERKN from the coding sequence ATGCACTCCACAGTACAAACCCTGCTTCTCTCCGGCGCCCAGCTCACCGACGCCGCCCTCGAACGCCTCCTGCCCGCAACCGACACTCTCCCTCACTCCATCCACCGAGCCATGCGCCACAGCACATTCGCTGGCGGCAAGCGTCTCCGTCCCATCCTCTGCATCGAAGCCGCAAGAATGGTCGCAGGTACCGAAGACTATCCCGAGCACGTAGCCAACCTCGGCGCAGCCCTCGAGATGCTCCACACCTACTCCCTCATCCACGACGACCTCCCCGCCCTCGACAACGACGACCTTCGTCGTGGCCAGCCCACCTGCCACGTCGTCTTCGGTGAAGCCACCGCCATCCTCGCGGGCGACGCCCTTCAGACCCTCGCCTTTCAAACCATCGCTGCTCTCTCCACGCCCTCTCCCACCACCGTCGCCATCCTCCGCGAGGTCTCCCTCGCCGTAGGCACCGGTGTAGGCCGCGTAGGCGATCTCGAAACCAAGCTCCCTCCCGGAATGATCGGCGGCCAGGTCATGGACATCGAAGCCGAAGGCCATCCCCCCACCGCAGCCCTCGTCGAAGCCATCCACCGCGCCAAAACCGGCGCTCTCATCACCACCAGCATCGTCTCCGGTGGCCTCTACGGCCTAAGCCTGCGTCATCGCTCGGCGAGCAGCGGCCACAGCAAAGACGAACCCGCCGCAGACTCCAATGCACGTCTTGAAACAGGTCGCACTGCCTACGCCCCCTACGCCGACACCATCGCCCGCCTGCGCACCTTCGGAGAAAAAGCCGGCCTGGCCTTCCAAATCGTAGACGACGTCCTCGACATGACCCAAAGCTCCGAGGAACTCGGCAAAACCGCAGGCAAAGATACCGCCAGCATCAAGGCCACCTGGCCCGCCGTCTTCGGCATCGACCAATCCCTTAAAGACGCCGAAGAACTTATCGCCGACGCCTTCGCCGCCTTAGCCCCCTTCGGCGAAGCCGCCGCACCACTCAAATCCCTCGCCCAATACCTCGTCGAACGCAAGAACTGA
- a CDS encoding metal-sulfur cluster assembly factor — translation MLTESDILQALRDCYDPVLPCNIVDLGLVRSITITPDAEAPGANIPGVPQKHIIEVSLTPTQTDEASHAQLSAQISNRLSGLETVSRTDVTLLDSPHWTPLNITPAGRRTLGLDGNPNLVQIR, via the coding sequence ATGCTCACCGAGTCCGACATCCTCCAGGCCCTCCGCGACTGCTACGACCCCGTCCTCCCCTGCAACATCGTCGATCTCGGCCTCGTCCGCTCCATCACCATCACACCAGACGCAGAAGCCCCCGGTGCCAACATCCCCGGCGTCCCTCAAAAACACATCATCGAAGTCTCACTCACCCCCACCCAAACCGACGAAGCCTCACACGCACAACTCAGCGCGCAAATCTCAAACCGCTTATCCGGCCTCGAAACCGTCAGCCGCACCGACGTGACTCTCCTCGACTCGCCTCACTGGACCCCACTCAACATCACGCCCGCCGGCCGCAGAACCCTCGGCCTCGACGGCAACCCAAACCTCGTCCAGATCCGCTAA
- a CDS encoding class I SAM-dependent methyltransferase, translating into MPTRKSKSVSVMPPPPTPQHPFDQIHGVETSGLIAAGNLTTGHPNDAHVTAYYGVAPSILRSLIDIWRATTPPHPIHHYTFVDIGAGKGRAMLVASELPFHQVIGIELNPTLADIAQLNLEHWREAHTNDTTASPIAPIRLLEQDALTFDFPRTPTLVFLFHPFEAPVLKLLLRRIESQFAKRPGGPTPALDILYVNSECRAVLDRHPAFTRLFLGPVAMSPEDHLADLAAIAQQKEYGSTGDEECAIYRLTGRSRQTAK; encoded by the coding sequence ATGCCCACACGCAAATCAAAATCCGTATCGGTCATGCCACCGCCGCCAACACCGCAGCATCCTTTCGACCAGATCCACGGCGTCGAAACCAGTGGCCTCATCGCTGCCGGAAACCTCACCACCGGCCACCCCAACGACGCCCACGTCACCGCCTACTACGGCGTCGCGCCCAGCATCCTTCGCTCCCTCATCGATATCTGGCGCGCCACCACCCCGCCCCACCCCATACACCACTACACCTTCGTCGACATCGGCGCCGGCAAAGGCCGCGCCATGCTCGTCGCCAGCGAACTTCCCTTCCACCAAGTCATCGGCATCGAACTCAACCCCACCCTCGCCGACATCGCCCAACTCAACCTCGAACACTGGCGCGAAGCCCACACCAACGACACCACCGCATCACCGATCGCTCCCATCCGCCTTCTCGAGCAAGACGCCCTCACCTTCGACTTCCCCCGCACCCCCACCCTTGTCTTCCTCTTTCACCCCTTCGAAGCCCCGGTGTTAAAGCTCCTCCTCCGCCGCATCGAATCCCAGTTCGCCAAACGCCCCGGCGGCCCCACACCAGCCCTAGACATCCTCTACGTCAACTCTGAGTGCCGTGCCGTCCTCGACCGCCACCCAGCCTTCACACGTCTATTTCTCGGCCCCGTAGCCATGTCGCCAGAAGACCATCTCGCCGATCTGGCCGCCATCGCTCAGCAAAAAGAGTACGGATCCACCGGCGATGAAGAGTGCGCCATCTACCGCCTCACCGGCCGCTCCAGACAAACCGCAAAATAA
- a CDS encoding DHA2 family efflux MFS transporter permease subunit: MASAATAPQDQSAEVTKGVNPWLIAASVMLATFMEVLDTAIASVALPYIAGSLSASNDEATWVLTSYLVANAIVLPASNWFSLKFGRKRFLMSCITIFTIASFACGAAPTLGIMLLARVVQGAGGGALQPLSQAILLESFPPAKRGAAMAVFAFGVVVAPVLGPTLGGWLTDTYSWRYAFYINIPIGILALVMINRFIHDPAYIKKTKVAAFDRYGFGALIVWTGCLQVVLDKGQEDDWFGAIWIRWAVFFLVISFVYFCWHCWRDKDAIVDLKVLKDRNFLIGSILIFMFGIGIYSTTTVLPLFFQELLGYTAFTAGLAVAPRGIGAVCGMPIIGFLSNKIDPRYLLSFGFITFGLTTFYFGNVTLDISPTTLLLPIFITGFGLSFIFVPISTAAYGTLDNKQIGNASGLFNLMRNIGGSIGISIAQTLLTRRSAVHQNLIINYVPQTGQQFQNSMTATQQALSGYYGQSNSLSPAQTTIYQQLGQQASLWSFVDVFRWLSLLCFFCVFIVWTFKKVKPGKPPAGAH; encoded by the coding sequence ATGGCCTCAGCCGCAACTGCACCTCAGGATCAATCCGCTGAAGTCACCAAAGGCGTTAACCCCTGGTTGATCGCCGCCTCGGTCATGCTCGCCACCTTCATGGAGGTGCTCGACACCGCCATCGCCTCGGTCGCCCTTCCCTACATCGCCGGCTCCCTCTCTGCCTCAAACGACGAAGCCACCTGGGTTCTCACCAGTTACCTCGTCGCCAACGCCATCGTTCTCCCCGCCAGCAACTGGTTCTCCCTCAAATTCGGCCGCAAGCGTTTCCTGATGTCCTGTATCACCATCTTCACCATAGCCAGCTTCGCCTGCGGAGCCGCTCCCACCCTCGGCATCATGCTGTTAGCCCGCGTCGTTCAAGGCGCCGGCGGCGGTGCCCTTCAACCACTCTCCCAGGCCATCCTCCTCGAATCCTTCCCTCCTGCCAAACGCGGAGCCGCCATGGCCGTCTTCGCCTTCGGCGTCGTCGTCGCCCCCGTCCTCGGTCCCACCCTCGGCGGCTGGCTCACCGACACCTACTCCTGGCGCTACGCCTTCTACATCAACATCCCGATCGGGATCCTCGCCCTGGTCATGATCAATCGGTTTATCCACGATCCCGCCTACATCAAAAAAACTAAGGTCGCTGCCTTCGACCGCTACGGGTTCGGCGCACTCATTGTCTGGACCGGCTGCCTCCAGGTCGTGCTCGACAAGGGTCAGGAGGATGACTGGTTCGGAGCCATCTGGATCCGCTGGGCCGTCTTCTTCCTGGTCATCTCCTTTGTCTACTTCTGCTGGCACTGCTGGCGCGACAAAGACGCCATCGTCGATCTCAAGGTCCTCAAAGACCGCAACTTCCTTATCGGTTCCATACTCATCTTCATGTTTGGTATCGGTATCTACTCCACCACGACGGTCCTTCCGCTCTTTTTTCAGGAGTTACTTGGATACACCGCCTTCACCGCTGGCCTGGCCGTTGCGCCTCGCGGCATCGGGGCCGTCTGCGGCATGCCGATCATAGGTTTTCTTTCCAATAAGATCGATCCTCGCTATCTTCTCAGCTTCGGATTTATCACCTTCGGTCTCACGACGTTCTACTTTGGCAACGTCACCCTCGATATATCCCCAACAACTCTTCTCTTGCCCATCTTCATCACAGGCTTTGGACTCAGCTTCATCTTCGTCCCTATCAGTACCGCCGCCTACGGCACGCTCGACAACAAACAAATCGGCAACGCGAGCGGCCTGTTCAACTTAATGCGGAACATTGGCGGCTCCATAGGAATCTCCATCGCACAAACTCTCCTTACCCGCCGCTCTGCCGTCCACCAAAATCTCATCATCAACTACGTCCCTCAGACTGGCCAGCAGTTTCAAAACAGCATGACTGCAACCCAACAGGCGCTCAGCGGTTATTACGGACAAAGTAACTCGCTGTCCCCTGCCCAGACCACGATCTATCAGCAACTCGGTCAGCAAGCGTCCCTCTGGTCGTTTGTAGACGTGTTTCGCTGGCTTTCGCTCCTCTGCTTCTTCTGCGTCTTCATCGTATGGACGTTCAAGAAGGTAAAACCAGGCAAGCCTCCCGCCGGCGCCCACTAA
- the tsaE gene encoding tRNA (adenosine(37)-N6)-threonylcarbamoyltransferase complex ATPase subunit type 1 TsaE: MERRFQESEVGLELREKKRFKTRSEAGTLAMGERVAEMLLPAPKLFVLRGDLGAGKTTLVKGIAAALGAAEAGDVTSPTFTLVHEYRGKKVRLFHLDLYRLETERELLTLGLEEMAEEPDALVLVEWGEKFPSVVERSDGEILIEHAGGDERMFYVRVKG; the protein is encoded by the coding sequence AGAGTGAAGTGGGTTTGGAGTTGCGGGAGAAGAAGCGGTTCAAGACGCGGAGTGAGGCGGGAACGTTGGCGATGGGTGAGAGGGTGGCGGAGATGCTGCTGCCTGCGCCGAAGCTGTTTGTGTTGCGTGGAGATTTGGGCGCTGGTAAGACGACTTTGGTGAAGGGTATTGCTGCGGCGCTGGGTGCGGCTGAAGCGGGGGATGTGACGAGTCCGACGTTTACGTTGGTGCATGAGTATCGCGGGAAGAAGGTAAGGCTGTTTCATCTGGATCTTTATCGGTTGGAGACTGAACGCGAGTTGTTGACGCTGGGGCTGGAGGAGATGGCGGAGGAGCCGGATGCGCTGGTGTTGGTGGAGTGGGGCGAGAAGTTTCCGAGTGTGGTGGAGCGATCGGATGGAGAGATTCTGATTGAACATGCGGGTGGGGATGAGCGCATGTTTTATGTGAGAGTGAAGGGCTGA
- a CDS encoding Fpg/Nei family DNA glycosylase encodes MPEGNEIHRWAERHSAAFAGKVVRVDGPQGRFTDAAMIDGRKLQRVMAVGKHLGYDFGKDLILHVHLGLQGDFTEGSGPLPDVRGALRLRMWNEAAVKKPAVPGVSKRHAWYSDDDGTGHIEASKVAWVELRGPMDCSIYSQEKWDALLERLGPDPLNGDGPEKMIARVRKSKKTIGELLMDQSVAAGIGNIYRAEFLFRARLSPFTPGRDVEESTLRSIWKEAGVLMKAGMVDRRIVTTKPKDRPHKTGPVLKEEAHYVYRRQGRPCFVSGTKILTKVMAGRNLFWCPVCQAAASPEKN; translated from the coding sequence ATGCCTGAGGGAAATGAGATTCACCGCTGGGCCGAAAGGCATTCGGCTGCATTTGCTGGGAAGGTTGTCCGAGTGGATGGTCCGCAGGGGCGATTTACCGATGCCGCGATGATCGATGGAAGAAAACTGCAGCGGGTGATGGCTGTTGGGAAGCATCTTGGATACGACTTCGGGAAGGATTTAATTCTGCATGTGCACCTTGGTTTGCAGGGGGATTTTACCGAGGGATCGGGGCCTTTGCCTGATGTGCGTGGAGCGTTGCGGCTGCGGATGTGGAATGAAGCTGCGGTGAAGAAGCCTGCGGTGCCGGGCGTGAGCAAGCGTCATGCGTGGTATTCGGACGATGATGGGACCGGGCACATTGAAGCTTCGAAGGTGGCGTGGGTTGAGCTGCGTGGACCGATGGACTGCTCGATCTATTCGCAGGAGAAGTGGGATGCGCTGCTGGAGCGGTTGGGGCCTGATCCGTTGAACGGGGATGGTCCGGAGAAGATGATTGCGAGAGTTAGGAAGAGCAAGAAGACGATTGGCGAGCTGCTGATGGATCAGTCGGTGGCGGCTGGGATTGGGAATATCTATCGTGCGGAGTTTTTGTTTCGTGCGAGGCTGAGTCCATTTACGCCGGGCAGGGATGTAGAGGAGAGCACGCTGCGGTCGATATGGAAGGAGGCGGGTGTTTTGATGAAGGCGGGGATGGTGGATCGGCGGATTGTGACGACGAAGCCAAAGGACAGGCCACATAAGACGGGGCCAGTGTTGAAGGAAGAGGCGCACTATGTGTATCGGCGGCAGGGGCGGCCTTGTTTTGTGAGCGGAACGAAGATTTTGACGAAGGTGATGGCGGGGCGGAATCTATTCTGGTGTCCGGTTTGCCAGGCTGCGGCTTCACCGGAGAAGAATTAG
- a CDS encoding acyltransferase family protein has translation MTATNTSFYRPELDVLRFVAFLLVFFYHSVTVGRGLFDSFRIAGALGVCLFFLLSSYLITELLEREKNQSGDIHLRAFYIRRGLRIWPLYFIVLLTDYLLQRHLHPGVFTTSRLLAFLFAAGNWYVAYHGFTDTISTPLWSIPVEEQFYILWPSARKYLHRSGSIVFSIAMFVIAYLALAHLCHAGSSAIVMIWVNSFVQFQFFSTGALLALALRGRAPKLHPLVRSLFFILGLAALGAAQHLFQVKETSDPVTFHLAAPGYLCVNFGCTLLFFSFLGETRLGKLRPLVYLGKISYGLYVFHWAMLRLSIYIVHRLTSGHQIARMTTNALEVAFAFILTVLLASISYRFFESPILRYKKRFEVIRTRSV, from the coding sequence TTGACCGCAACAAATACTAGCTTCTACCGGCCAGAGCTTGATGTCCTTCGCTTTGTCGCCTTTCTTCTAGTCTTCTTCTATCACTCAGTCACCGTCGGCCGCGGCCTCTTCGATTCCTTCCGCATCGCCGGCGCGCTCGGCGTCTGTCTCTTCTTCCTGCTCAGCTCCTACCTCATTACCGAACTGCTCGAGCGCGAGAAGAATCAATCGGGAGACATTCACCTTCGAGCCTTTTACATTCGACGGGGCCTTCGCATCTGGCCCCTCTATTTTATCGTTCTGCTGACTGACTACCTGTTGCAGCGCCACCTGCATCCCGGAGTCTTCACCACCTCACGTCTCTTGGCTTTCCTCTTCGCCGCGGGCAACTGGTACGTCGCTTACCACGGCTTTACCGATACCATCTCAACCCCGCTCTGGAGCATCCCCGTCGAGGAGCAGTTCTACATCCTCTGGCCCTCTGCCCGGAAATACCTCCACCGCTCTGGCTCCATCGTCTTCTCGATCGCTATGTTTGTCATTGCCTATCTGGCGCTCGCTCACCTATGCCATGCCGGCTCCAGCGCCATCGTGATGATCTGGGTCAACAGCTTCGTTCAATTCCAGTTCTTCAGTACAGGAGCTTTACTTGCGCTGGCCCTTCGAGGCCGTGCGCCAAAACTACATCCCCTCGTTCGATCGCTCTTCTTCATCCTCGGTCTTGCCGCTCTCGGTGCAGCCCAACATCTCTTTCAGGTCAAGGAGACATCAGACCCAGTCACCTTCCATCTCGCAGCTCCCGGCTACCTCTGTGTCAACTTTGGCTGCACCCTGCTCTTCTTCAGCTTCCTTGGTGAGACACGTCTAGGCAAACTACGTCCCCTGGTCTACCTGGGAAAGATCTCGTACGGTCTCTACGTCTTTCACTGGGCCATGCTGCGTCTCTCGATATACATCGTTCATCGCCTCACCAGTGGCCACCAAATAGCGAGGATGACGACCAACGCACTTGAAGTCGCGTTTGCCTTCATCCTCACTGTCTTGCTCGCTTCTATCTCTTACCGGTTCTTCGAATCACCCATACTGCGCTACAAGAAGCGCTTCGAAGTGATTCGAACGCGCTCCGTCTAG
- a CDS encoding J domain-containing protein: MATTQTKDYYGTLGVKKTATTEEIRKAFRKAARKYHPDVNPNDKKAEEKFKEISEANDVLSDDKKRKIYDQLGFYSDNIDPAAAEAAARGGYGGGASAGYGGAQRGSRGGQEVPFDFGGFDFSDFQASQGGRGGQQEPGGGFGGSFKDIFSGMFNGGKHATRGPQSGTDLEYQVSVDFWTAVRGGVTRLEIQRQEICPTCKGKSTTGGSIECPECHGSGQVTQMGGRMKFNIQCPRCEGSGKVQNSCPTCDGEGVVTKKEQLEFRIKAGTRDGQRIRLAGKGNAGTNGGAAGDLFLIIKAGTNPVFSRSGDDIYVTVPVTMTEAALGAKIDVPTIDTHEGGARTQLKIPPGTQTGQKLRLREKGVASASREGVRGDQIVEVKIVVPKVQDERSKEILRELAKLNPEDPRDGLFTAV, from the coding sequence ATGGCGACAACACAGACGAAGGACTATTACGGCACGCTGGGCGTGAAGAAGACGGCGACGACGGAGGAGATTCGCAAGGCGTTTCGCAAGGCTGCGCGGAAGTATCACCCGGACGTGAATCCGAACGACAAGAAGGCCGAGGAGAAGTTCAAGGAGATCTCCGAGGCGAACGATGTTTTGAGTGACGATAAGAAGCGCAAGATTTACGACCAGCTTGGGTTCTACTCGGACAATATCGATCCGGCTGCGGCGGAGGCTGCGGCTCGCGGTGGCTACGGCGGTGGTGCGTCTGCGGGGTACGGTGGAGCGCAGCGCGGTTCGCGGGGAGGGCAGGAGGTACCGTTTGATTTTGGGGGATTCGACTTTTCGGACTTTCAGGCGAGCCAGGGCGGCCGGGGTGGTCAGCAGGAGCCGGGTGGCGGCTTTGGCGGAAGCTTCAAGGATATCTTCAGCGGGATGTTCAACGGAGGAAAGCACGCGACGCGTGGACCGCAGTCGGGAACCGATCTTGAATATCAGGTGAGCGTGGACTTCTGGACCGCGGTGCGGGGAGGGGTGACTCGCCTGGAGATTCAGCGGCAGGAGATTTGCCCGACGTGCAAGGGCAAGTCGACGACGGGCGGAAGTATTGAGTGCCCGGAGTGCCACGGGTCGGGGCAGGTGACGCAGATGGGCGGACGGATGAAGTTCAACATCCAGTGCCCGCGCTGCGAAGGGTCGGGGAAGGTGCAGAACTCATGCCCGACGTGCGATGGCGAAGGCGTGGTGACGAAGAAGGAGCAGCTTGAGTTTCGTATCAAGGCGGGGACTCGGGATGGACAGAGGATTCGGCTGGCGGGGAAGGGAAATGCCGGGACGAATGGCGGGGCTGCCGGGGATCTGTTTTTGATTATCAAGGCCGGGACGAATCCGGTGTTTAGCCGGAGCGGCGATGATATTTATGTAACCGTTCCGGTTACGATGACCGAAGCTGCGCTGGGAGCGAAGATTGATGTGCCGACGATCGATACGCATGAAGGTGGGGCGCGGACGCAGTTGAAGATTCCACCTGGGACGCAGACTGGGCAGAAGCTAAGGCTGCGAGAGAAGGGTGTGGCTTCGGCTTCGCGAGAGGGTGTGCGCGGCGATCAGATTGTTGAGGTGAAGATCGTGGTGCCGAAGGTGCAGGATGAGCGGAGCAAGGAGATTCTGCGGGAGTTGGCGAAGTTGAATCCGGAGGATCCGCGAGACGGTTTGTTTACTGCGGTTTGA
- the dnaK gene encoding molecular chaperone DnaK — MAKIIGIDLGTTNSCVAVMEGGEPKVIPNEEGGRTTPSVVAFTKSGERLVGQVAKRQAITNPENTVYSIKRFMGRRMNEVGDEMKMVPYKVVAKGDNIVVSAQGKEYTPPEISAMILQKLKKAAEDYLGTSVTEAVITVPAYFNDAQRQATKDAGKIAGLDVKRIVNEPTAAALAYGLDKKKDETIAVYDFGGGTFDISILEVGEGVIEVKSTNGDTHLGGDNLDQRIVDWLIGEFKSDTGLDLHAKGNEMALQRLKDAAEKAKIELSTAQESEINLPFITADASGPKHLVRNLTRAKLESLVDDLLQRSIGPSKQAMKDAGVDASKIDEVVLVGGQTRMPKIQQLVKELFGKDPHKGVNPDEVVAIGAAVQAGVLAGEVKDLLLLDVTPLTLSIETMGGVATAMINRNTTIPTKKTETFSTAADSQTEVEVHVLQGERPMAAQNRTLGKFKLAGIPPAPRGVPQIEVTFDIDANGILNVTAKDNATGKDQKITITSSSGLSKEEVERMAKDAEAHAAEDKEQRDAVEARNGLDSLVYNIEKMVKEAGDKVAESDKTEVETALAEAKTTLAGTPSATELNAAKDRLTTVSHKLAEAMYKASSTSAPTDGATAATGTTEEPKKDEGVIDAEYVDVDEKK, encoded by the coding sequence ATGGCAAAGATTATTGGTATTGACCTGGGAACGACGAACTCCTGCGTAGCCGTGATGGAAGGCGGCGAACCGAAGGTGATTCCGAACGAAGAGGGCGGTCGTACGACTCCGTCTGTCGTTGCGTTCACCAAGAGCGGGGAGCGTCTGGTGGGCCAGGTAGCCAAACGGCAAGCGATTACGAACCCGGAGAACACCGTTTATTCGATCAAGCGGTTTATGGGTCGTCGCATGAACGAGGTTGGCGATGAGATGAAGATGGTGCCCTACAAGGTTGTTGCGAAGGGCGACAACATTGTGGTGAGCGCGCAGGGTAAGGAGTACACCCCGCCTGAGATTTCGGCGATGATTCTGCAGAAGTTGAAAAAGGCTGCAGAGGATTATCTCGGCACTTCGGTGACTGAGGCTGTGATTACGGTTCCGGCCTACTTCAACGATGCCCAGCGGCAGGCGACAAAAGACGCCGGCAAGATTGCTGGACTTGATGTGAAGCGCATTGTGAACGAGCCAACGGCGGCTGCGCTTGCGTATGGGCTGGATAAGAAGAAGGACGAGACCATTGCGGTTTATGACTTCGGCGGCGGTACGTTCGATATCTCGATCCTTGAGGTTGGCGAAGGGGTCATTGAAGTGAAGTCGACCAATGGCGATACGCACCTTGGTGGCGATAACCTCGACCAGCGGATTGTGGATTGGTTGATCGGCGAGTTCAAGTCGGACACGGGCCTCGATCTGCATGCGAAGGGCAACGAGATGGCGCTGCAGCGGTTGAAGGATGCTGCGGAGAAGGCAAAGATCGAGCTGTCGACGGCGCAGGAGTCGGAGATCAATCTGCCGTTTATTACTGCGGATGCGAGTGGACCGAAGCACCTTGTACGGAATTTGACTCGTGCGAAGCTGGAGTCGCTGGTGGATGATCTGCTGCAGCGGTCGATTGGGCCGTCGAAGCAGGCGATGAAGGATGCTGGCGTGGATGCGAGCAAGATCGACGAGGTGGTTCTCGTCGGTGGTCAGACTCGTATGCCTAAGATTCAGCAACTTGTGAAGGAGCTGTTCGGCAAGGATCCTCACAAGGGCGTGAACCCGGATGAGGTTGTGGCGATCGGTGCGGCGGTTCAGGCTGGCGTTCTCGCTGGCGAAGTGAAGGACCTGCTGCTGCTCGACGTGACTCCGCTGACGTTGTCGATTGAGACGATGGGTGGGGTTGCGACGGCGATGATCAACCGGAACACGACGATTCCGACGAAGAAGACGGAGACGTTCTCGACGGCAGCTGACTCGCAGACCGAGGTTGAGGTGCATGTATTGCAAGGCGAGCGGCCGATGGCAGCGCAGAACCGGACGCTGGGCAAGTTCAAGCTTGCCGGGATTCCGCCAGCTCCTCGCGGTGTGCCGCAGATCGAGGTGACGTTTGACATCGATGCGAACGGCATTCTGAATGTGACGGCGAAGGACAATGCGACGGGTAAGGATCAGAAGATTACGATCACAAGCTCGTCGGGCCTGAGCAAGGAAGAGGTTGAGCGGATGGCGAAGGACGCCGAAGCTCATGCTGCTGAGGATAAAGAGCAGCGCGATGCGGTAGAGGCTCGCAATGGACTGGATTCGTTGGTCTACAACATCGAGAAGATGGTGAAGGAAGCCGGCGATAAGGTTGCGGAGTCGGATAAGACCGAGGTGGAGACTGCGCTGGCTGAGGCGAAGACGACGCTTGCAGGAACGCCGAGCGCGACGGAACTGAATGCTGCGAAGGATCGTCTTACGACGGTGAGCCACAAGCTTGCTGAGGCGATGTACAAGGCGTCTTCCACTTCAGCACCGACCGATGGCGCTACAGCGGCAACGGGAACGACCGAAGAGCCGAAGAAGGACGAAGGCGTAATCGATGCTGAATACGTTGACGTCGACGAAAAGAAATAA